The DNA window CTGAGCTGGGCGCCGGGGTGTTCGGGCTGAGCACACAGGACACGGCCTACCAGCAGGAGGAGGCGCGGCGGCTGCATCTCCCCTTCCCGCTGCTGTCGGACGCGGAGCTGGCCTCATACGGGCGCTGGACCTGCCCACCTTCGAGGTGGACGGCCGGACGCTCCTGCGGCGGGTCTCGCTGATCCTGCAAGGCGGCGTGATCGAGCACGTGTTCTACCCGGTCTTTCCCCCCGGCCGGAACGCGGCGGACGTGCTCGCTTGGCTGAGGGTTCATCCGGCCTGAACGTGTCCCCCTGGACCGTGCCCGCCCCCCGGTGTAGGAAAGGGCAGCGCCCTATCATGGTGGGATGAGCGAGACGCCCCGCATTCACCTGGGTTCGCTGCTCCGCACGTCCTCGGACGCCCACGCGGAGGGGAACCTCGACCACCTCACCTACCTGCAGGGCGACGCCGAGCAGACGCTGCGCTTCGCGCGCCCCGCCTCCTTCCGGGTCGATGTCAATGCCCTGGGCGGCAGCGAGATGTACCTCCAGGGCCGCTTCGAGCCCACGGTAATCATGGAATGTTCGCGCTGCCTGCGCGATGTGGAGGTGCCCCTCGACCTGAGGCTGGGCACTCTGCTGCGCTACGACCCGTCCGTCGAAGCCCCCTATCTGGACGAGGCGGAGTCCGGCGAGGAGGTCCTCGTTTTCGGCGACCCGGACCTGGACCTCAGCGCGTACCTGGCGGAAACCGCCCTACTGGCCGCCCCGCTGACCGTGCTGCACGCGCCTGACTGCAAGGGGCTGTGCCAGGTGTGCGGCCACGACCTGAACGAGGGACCCTGCGAACACATGGCGCAGGTGCCCGTCGAGGAGATTGACGACCTGCTGGGCACCCCGGAGGGCTCGGCCCACGTCCGGCAGAATCCCTTCGCGGGGCTGCGTGACCTGAAGCTCCCGGAGGAGTGAGGGTGCCGGAGGAGAACACCCCAAAGCTGACCCATTTTCAGGACGGCCTGCCCAGGATGGTGGACGTGACGGACAAGGTCCCTACCACCCGGACGGCGACCGCTGAGGGCTGGGTCCGGCTTCCCCGCGAGGCGCGGGCCGCGCTGGAGGCGGGCAC is part of the Deinococcus apachensis DSM 19763 genome and encodes:
- a CDS encoding DUF177 domain-containing protein, whose amino-acid sequence is MSETPRIHLGSLLRTSSDAHAEGNLDHLTYLQGDAEQTLRFARPASFRVDVNALGGSEMYLQGRFEPTVIMECSRCLRDVEVPLDLRLGTLLRYDPSVEAPYLDEAESGEEVLVFGDPDLDLSAYLAETALLAAPLTVLHAPDCKGLCQVCGHDLNEGPCEHMAQVPVEEIDDLLGTPEGSAHVRQNPFAGLRDLKLPEE